In one Roseburia intestinalis L1-82 genomic region, the following are encoded:
- a CDS encoding YhgE/Pip domain-containing protein, producing MKNIWRIFSGDMKRLVRNPFALVIAIGLCIIPSLYAWFNIYSNWDPYANTKNIKIAVATEDTGYQMDDGTTVNMGDSVIESLKENDKIGWVFTDTKDAALEGVYSGEYYAAVIISSDFTYSMYNVFREDFKGPTISYYENEKKNAVATKITDSAVSTLKQSINEQFIEVLASNIFEQTNHISEQMEENDKFAYFQNKLENLNENLIGYSKMIDTFIAGNSELSQAVAEAKGSIPGLSDKVSDGAKSFGTARSSLDDTKTSLKSFSENVNQTMTSINDSMNKIQGSINATNLAGDAQQTADSLNQAALDAVELQRELNRLQEHLKKVVVEDSVSDADRTVIQKIIETIESINGGATDIEKAISSINQIAMGFSGDSQTDTINTQVSGSMVADAINKSLSDMTQVLTTCSQAITNMQEMYTTSLVPQLDNVIDSMSQMLNNVSDILTRLDDTLGDMSSVFSGIETTATGANDSLEQIQTVIDGVSEKLTKLLDRLNSVEDDEKVQAFMEFMKGDPEGYGEFFSQPVLVTTEEVYPIPNYGSAMTPFYTILAIWVGGTILVALIKVKAEPKNLKNVKSYQLFFGRYLLFFVMGQLQALIIVLGDIYILHCQILYPGWFWLVASLASVTFTLLIYSLALSFGDVGKALAVVIMVIQIAGSGGTFPIELLPAVYRNIYIFFPFPYAINAMRETIGGMYGSDYMKNLAELMIFAVVGLLIGLVIRIPFVKLNHFVEKRMEDTKMM from the coding sequence ATGAAAAATATATGGCGTATTTTTAGCGGAGATATGAAGAGACTGGTGCGGAATCCTTTTGCGCTGGTGATCGCGATCGGTCTTTGTATCATACCTTCGTTGTATGCGTGGTTTAATATATACTCAAACTGGGATCCGTACGCAAATACCAAAAATATCAAGATTGCAGTAGCCACAGAGGATACAGGTTACCAGATGGATGACGGAACTACTGTTAATATGGGCGATTCGGTCATTGAGAGTTTGAAGGAAAATGATAAGATCGGATGGGTGTTTACAGATACAAAAGATGCGGCTTTAGAGGGTGTATACAGCGGCGAATATTATGCAGCGGTCATCATCAGCTCTGACTTTACATACAGTATGTATAATGTATTTCGTGAAGATTTTAAGGGACCGACCATCTCTTATTATGAAAATGAAAAAAAGAATGCCGTGGCGACAAAGATTACGGATTCTGCGGTGTCCACCTTAAAACAGAGCATCAATGAGCAGTTCATAGAAGTACTTGCAAGCAATATATTTGAGCAGACAAATCATATTTCCGAACAGATGGAAGAGAACGATAAGTTTGCTTATTTTCAGAATAAACTGGAAAATCTGAATGAAAATCTGATCGGTTACAGTAAAATGATCGATACGTTCATTGCCGGAAATTCGGAACTTTCCCAGGCGGTTGCAGAGGCGAAAGGCAGCATCCCGGGACTCAGTGACAAGGTATCCGACGGTGCAAAGAGTTTTGGTACGGCGAGAAGCAGCCTGGATGATACAAAGACATCCTTAAAATCATTCAGTGAAAATGTGAACCAGACCATGACAAGCATCAATGATTCTATGAATAAAATTCAGGGGAGTATCAATGCGACGAATCTTGCCGGGGATGCACAGCAGACGGCAGACAGTCTGAATCAGGCAGCACTGGATGCAGTGGAACTGCAGCGGGAACTGAACCGTTTGCAGGAACATTTAAAAAAAGTGGTCGTTGAAGATAGCGTGTCGGATGCAGACCGTACCGTCATTCAGAAAATCATTGAGACGATTGAATCGATCAATGGCGGGGCAACAGATATTGAAAAAGCGATCAGCAGCATTAATCAGATCGCAATGGGATTCTCCGGAGATTCCCAGACGGATACAATCAATACACAGGTATCGGGCAGTATGGTTGCGGATGCAATCAACAAATCGTTGTCGGATATGACGCAGGTTCTCACCACCTGTTCACAGGCAATCACAAATATGCAGGAAATGTATACGACAAGCCTGGTTCCACAGTTAGATAATGTGATCGACAGCATGAGTCAGATGTTGAACAATGTATCAGATATTCTGACAAGACTAGATGACACGTTAGGAGATATGAGTTCTGTATTTTCCGGCATTGAGACGACCGCTACAGGAGCAAATGACAGTTTAGAACAGATTCAGACGGTTATCGATGGTGTGAGTGAAAAATTAACGAAGCTGTTAGACCGGTTAAATTCGGTTGAGGATGATGAAAAAGTACAGGCATTTATGGAGTTCATGAAGGGCGATCCGGAAGGATATGGTGAGTTTTTCTCCCAGCCGGTGCTGGTTACGACAGAGGAGGTTTATCCGATTCCAAACTATGGCTCGGCAATGACTCCGTTTTACACGATTCTTGCGATCTGGGTTGGAGGAACGATTCTCGTCGCGCTGATCAAGGTGAAGGCAGAACCGAAAAATCTGAAAAATGTAAAATCCTATCAGCTCTTTTTTGGAAGATATCTGCTGTTTTTTGTGATGGGACAGTTACAGGCACTGATCATTGTATTAGGAGATATCTATATCCTGCATTGTCAGATTTTATATCCGGGGTGGTTCTGGCTGGTGGCATCGCTTGCCAGCGTTACATTTACACTATTGATCTATTCACTTGCCCTTTCATTCGGTGATGTGGGTAAGGCACTTGCGGTTGTGATCATGGTAATTCAGATTGCGGGATCCGGCGGAACGTTCCCAATTGAACTTTTACCGGCAGTTTACCGGAATATCTATATATTTTTCCCGTTCCCATATGCGATCAATGCCATGCGTGAGACGATCGGTGGTATGTATGGAAGCGATTATATGAAGAATCTGGCGGAACTGATGATCTTTGCGGTAGTTGGACTTCTGATCGGACTTGTAATCCGTATTCCGTTTGTGAAACTGAATCACTTTGTGGAAAAACGAATGGAAGATACAAAAATGATGTAG
- a CDS encoding Y-family DNA polymerase encodes MSDSSHIYIAIDLKSFYASVECVERECDPLTTNLVVADESRTEKTICLAVSPSLKAYGIPGRARLFEVVQKVKQINKERRSRIAGGVFTGKSANAEELKKDPTLELTYIAAPPRMALYMEKSNQIYDIYLKYVAPEDMHVYSVDEVFMDVIHYLKTYQMSARELAEKMIRDVLKETGVTATAGIGTNLYLCKVAMDIVAKHVTPDANGVRIAELDEMSYRRLLWDHRPLTDFWRVGGGYRKKLEAAGLYTMGDIARCSLGGEQDFYNEDFLYKMFGINAELLIDHAWGYEPTTIDLIKAYKPETNSISSGQVLQCPYEFEKGKLIVREMTDLLVLDLVEKHLVTDQMVLTIGYDIDNLTDPKRRNAYHGEVTIDRYGRRVPKHAHGTINLKNQTSSTKQIMDAVMELYDRIVDPNLLIRRIYVVACRLSDESSAKQEDTFEQLDLFTDYAALEQKKQAEKVKKEKERKLQEAVLSVKKKYGKNAMLKGMNLQEGATSVERNRQIGGHKA; translated from the coding sequence ATGAGTGATTCATCCCATATCTATATTGCAATCGATCTCAAATCTTTTTATGCATCAGTAGAATGTGTCGAACGGGAATGCGATCCGCTGACGACAAATCTTGTCGTCGCAGATGAGAGCAGAACAGAGAAAACAATCTGTCTTGCAGTATCACCGTCACTGAAAGCATATGGAATTCCGGGGCGTGCGAGGTTATTTGAGGTCGTGCAGAAAGTAAAGCAGATTAATAAAGAACGGAGAAGCAGGATCGCCGGAGGTGTGTTTACCGGAAAATCAGCAAATGCGGAAGAACTGAAAAAAGATCCGACACTGGAACTGACCTATATTGCAGCGCCGCCGCGTATGGCTCTTTATATGGAGAAAAGTAACCAAATCTATGACATCTATTTAAAATATGTGGCACCGGAAGATATGCATGTGTATTCGGTGGATGAAGTATTTATGGATGTAATACATTATCTGAAAACATATCAGATGAGTGCGAGAGAACTGGCAGAGAAAATGATCCGGGATGTTTTAAAAGAAACAGGGGTTACAGCAACCGCCGGCATCGGCACGAATCTGTACCTGTGTAAGGTTGCAATGGATATCGTTGCCAAACATGTAACGCCGGATGCAAACGGCGTGCGGATCGCAGAACTTGACGAAATGAGTTATCGCAGACTGCTGTGGGATCACAGACCACTGACGGATTTCTGGAGAGTCGGTGGTGGTTATCGGAAAAAACTAGAGGCGGCAGGACTGTATACGATGGGGGATATTGCACGCTGTTCCTTAGGCGGTGAACAGGATTTTTATAATGAAGATTTTCTTTATAAAATGTTTGGTATTAATGCAGAACTTTTGATTGACCACGCGTGGGGATATGAACCGACCACGATTGACCTGATCAAAGCGTACAAGCCGGAGACAAACAGCATCAGTTCCGGGCAGGTGCTGCAGTGTCCTTATGAGTTTGAAAAAGGAAAACTGATCGTCCGGGAAATGACAGATCTGCTTGTGCTGGATCTGGTGGAAAAGCACTTAGTCACAGATCAGATGGTGCTTACGATCGGCTATGATATTGATAACCTGACGGATCCAAAACGGAGAAATGCGTATCACGGGGAAGTGACCATTGACCGCTATGGAAGAAGGGTGCCAAAACACGCACACGGAACGATCAATCTGAAAAACCAGACATCCTCCACGAAACAGATCATGGATGCAGTGATGGAGTTGTATGACCGTATTGTAGATCCGAATCTTCTGATCCGCCGGATCTATGTGGTAGCCTGCAGGTTATCGGATGAATCATCGGCAAAACAGGAAGATACGTTTGAACAGCTTGATCTGTTTACAGATTATGCGGCATTAGAACAGAAAAAGCAGGCGGAAAAGGTAAAGAAGGAAAAAGAGAGAAAACTGCAGGAGGCAGTCCTCAGTGTGAAAAAGAAATATGGGAAAAATGCCATGCTAAAGGGGATGAATCTGCAGGAGGGGGCTACCAGTGTGGAGCGTAACCGGCAGATCGGAGGGCATAAAGCATGA
- a CDS encoding YhgE/Pip domain-containing protein, translating into MKNIFKIFISDVKRIFQNVVAVVVIMGLCVIPCLYAWFNIFSNWDPYGESSTSNLKVAVVSEDEGVTVAGISVNIGSSVVEALQENKVMGWVFTETSDEAVDGVYSGEYYAALVIPDDFTEEMISFLGGQIEHPDIIYYENEKKNAIAPKITSKAKTSVQEQVNASFVSTLAEAMMQVGDAVAGNDVDGGSLADTITQRLNDVSGDLQSYINILNSFASILNSAQSIVATSQVMLPGLDSMVSTGQDTVNSMESLILAGNATTDTVTQMVTYSFDLVENSLNNVSMVIQNDMEKLGKYEDAAGNGLNATISVVPYLEKMFNDSVSSWEGPADDETRMQIQGVRDQLKMIELELNGLAENGTATAEDINTLKGQITTEIENCKTALDALQHTFEYTVKPQLDSTMNAMQNSMIATTSILNGINADFGDVEKVLSKYEDTLSRGSADLYDSLEMAQELYNKLTQIIADFTTLRQDEQYQQFMEILETDPQQLGSFISSPVNLDTVGIYEIENYGSAMAPFYTILALWVGALILVAIIHVKVEPEEGITDIKPYQAYFGRYILFFLIGQTQTLITVLGDLFYVRIQCHNPFLFWLAGAVSSFVFTLFIYSLTVAFGNVGEALAIVVMVIQVAGAGGTFPIETLPQVYQSLYKYLPFPYGMNAMRETIGGIYQMNYWIYVGKLAIYLVVSLVIGLLIAIPFRKLNHVIEKSKENTEIMI; encoded by the coding sequence ATGAAAAATATATTTAAAATCTTTATCTCCGATGTGAAACGGATTTTCCAGAACGTGGTTGCGGTTGTGGTTATCATGGGACTTTGTGTGATTCCATGCCTCTATGCATGGTTTAATATATTTTCAAACTGGGATCCGTATGGTGAAAGTTCGACTTCAAACCTGAAGGTTGCAGTGGTATCAGAAGATGAAGGTGTAACGGTGGCGGGTATTTCTGTCAATATCGGTTCATCCGTTGTTGAAGCGTTACAGGAAAACAAGGTTATGGGATGGGTATTTACTGAGACATCCGACGAGGCGGTGGATGGTGTATACAGCGGTGAATATTATGCGGCTCTTGTGATTCCGGATGATTTTACGGAGGAGATGATCAGCTTCCTTGGTGGACAGATCGAACACCCGGATATTATTTATTATGAAAATGAAAAGAAAAATGCGATAGCGCCGAAGATTACCTCAAAAGCCAAAACGTCTGTTCAGGAACAGGTGAATGCAAGCTTCGTGAGCACACTTGCGGAGGCAATGATGCAGGTCGGGGATGCAGTTGCGGGAAACGATGTTGACGGAGGTTCACTTGCGGATACAATTACGCAGCGGTTAAACGATGTAAGCGGTGATCTGCAGAGCTACATCAACATCTTAAATTCATTTGCAAGTATTTTAAATTCTGCACAGAGTATCGTCGCAACAAGCCAGGTCATGCTTCCGGGACTTGATTCCATGGTTTCTACAGGTCAGGACACGGTAAACAGCATGGAAAGTCTGATACTTGCCGGAAATGCAACGACGGATACGGTTACCCAGATGGTTACATACAGTTTTGATCTGGTTGAGAACAGCCTGAATAATGTGTCCATGGTGATACAAAATGACATGGAAAAACTGGGAAAATACGAAGATGCGGCAGGAAACGGACTGAATGCGACAATATCCGTAGTGCCTTATCTGGAAAAAATGTTTAATGACTCGGTTTCAAGCTGGGAGGGACCAGCAGATGACGAGACAAGAATGCAGATCCAGGGTGTGCGTGACCAGTTAAAGATGATTGAACTTGAACTGAACGGACTTGCAGAAAACGGAACTGCCACAGCGGAGGATATCAATACCTTAAAAGGACAGATTACAACCGAGATTGAAAATTGTAAGACGGCTCTGGATGCGCTGCAGCATACGTTTGAGTATACCGTAAAACCACAGCTTGATTCCACGATGAATGCAATGCAGAATTCCATGATCGCAACGACATCGATTTTAAACGGAATCAATGCGGATTTTGGCGATGTGGAAAAGGTGCTGTCAAAATACGAGGACACGCTCTCAAGGGGAAGTGCAGATTTATATGATTCTTTAGAAATGGCGCAGGAGTTATATAATAAACTGACGCAGATCATCGCGGATTTCACCACATTGAGACAGGATGAACAGTATCAACAGTTTATGGAGATATTAGAGACAGATCCACAGCAGCTGGGCAGTTTCATCTCTTCTCCGGTAAATCTTGACACTGTCGGAATTTATGAGATTGAAAATTATGGCTCTGCCATGGCTCCGTTTTATACGATTCTGGCATTGTGGGTAGGTGCGCTGATTCTGGTTGCGATTATTCATGTGAAAGTAGAACCGGAAGAGGGCATCACGGATATAAAACCATATCAGGCATATTTCGGGCGCTATATCCTGTTTTTCCTGATAGGGCAGACACAGACACTGATCACGGTGCTTGGAGATTTGTTTTATGTGCGGATACAGTGTCATAATCCATTCCTGTTCTGGCTTGCCGGAGCAGTCAGCAGTTTTGTATTTACGCTGTTTATTTACTCGCTTACCGTTGCATTTGGAAATGTCGGTGAGGCACTTGCAATCGTTGTTATGGTTATCCAGGTTGCCGGTGCGGGCGGAACATTCCCGATTGAGACATTACCGCAGGTATACCAGTCACTTTATAAATATCTGCCATTCCCGTATGGAATGAATGCCATGAGAGAGACAATCGGTGGAATTTATCAGATGAACTACTGGATCTATGTTGGAAAACTTGCAATTTATCTGGTCGTTTCGCTGGTCATTGGACTTCTTATTGCGATACCGTTCCGTAAACTGAACCATGTCATTGAAAAGAGCAAGGAAAACACGGAGATCATGATCTGA